In Amycolatopsis methanolica 239, a single genomic region encodes these proteins:
- the fmt gene encoding methionyl-tRNA formyltransferase produces MRLVFAGTPEPAVPSLRALLDSPRHEVVAVVTRPDAPAGRGRKLLRSPVGALADEHGIEVLTPPKAGDPDFLQRLTELAPDACPVVAYGALLPQRALDIPRHGWINLHFSLLPAWRGAAPVQAAIRAGDEITGASTFRIVKELDAGPVFGVVTEKIADDDTAGALLDRLSVSGARLLASTLDGIEDGEVQAVPQPADGVTYAPKVTVEDARVTFTDPAAAVDRHIRSVTPDPGAWTEFRGERFKLGPVTIVDEPPLAPGELRVERKRVLAGTATKPVRLGEVQAQGKKRMAATDWARGTRIEQGERLS; encoded by the coding sequence ATGCGCCTCGTCTTCGCCGGTACCCCCGAACCCGCCGTGCCGTCGCTGCGCGCGCTCCTCGACTCGCCGCGGCACGAGGTCGTCGCCGTCGTCACGCGGCCCGACGCGCCCGCCGGCCGGGGCCGCAAGCTGCTGCGCTCACCCGTCGGCGCGCTCGCCGACGAACACGGCATCGAGGTCCTCACCCCGCCCAAGGCCGGCGACCCGGACTTCCTGCAGCGCCTCACCGAACTCGCCCCCGACGCCTGCCCGGTCGTCGCCTACGGGGCGCTCCTGCCGCAGCGCGCGCTGGACATCCCGCGGCACGGCTGGATCAACCTGCATTTCTCGCTGCTGCCCGCGTGGCGCGGCGCGGCGCCGGTGCAGGCCGCCATCCGCGCCGGCGACGAGATCACCGGCGCGTCCACCTTCCGCATCGTCAAGGAACTCGACGCGGGCCCGGTCTTCGGTGTGGTCACCGAGAAGATCGCCGACGACGACACCGCCGGCGCGCTCCTGGACCGCCTTTCGGTCTCCGGCGCCCGCCTCCTGGCGTCCACATTGGACGGCATCGAGGACGGCGAGGTCCAAGCGGTGCCCCAGCCCGCCGACGGCGTGACCTACGCCCCGAAGGTCACCGTCGAGGACGCGCGCGTCACGTTCACCGACCCGGCTGCCGCCGTCGACCGCCACATCCGCTCGGTCACCCCGGATCCGGGCGCGTGGACCGAGTTCCGCGGCGAACGCTTCAAGCTCGGCCCGGTGACGATCGTCGACGAGCCCCCGCTGGCGCCGGGCGAGCTGCGCGTCGAGCGCAAGCGCGTCCTGGCGGGCACGGCGACGAAACCGGTGCGGCTGGGCGAGGTCCAGGCGCAGGGCAAGAAACGCATGGCGGCCACTGACTGGGCCCGCGGCACCCGCATCGAGCAAGGAGAACGGCTGTCATGA
- a CDS encoding RsmB/NOP family class I SAM-dependent RNA methyltransferase produces the protein MNERRPARPQRGRPAPRKQGPRRPPAEDPARRVALDVLRAVRQRDAYANLVLPDMLRRNRLSGRDAALATELAYGASRAQGMLDAILAACLDRPLDKVDGPVLDCLRLGAYQLLRTRIPEHAAVTSTVDLARADAGSHVAGFVNAVLRSVSEKDEAAWMAELTPDRDKDPIGHLAMRTAHPRWVARAFAEALGDKGDDLQAALEADDARPAVHLAARPGEISADELAAITGGDVAPYSPYGVHLPAGAGDPGDSEPIRERLAVVQDEGSQLCAVALTRVPLEGTDERWLDLCAGPGGKAGMLGALAATQGAHVDAVEQAPHRAKLVEQATEGLPVTVHVADGRDPGLEPGFDRVLVDAPCSGLGALRRRPEARWRRKPSDVPDLTRLQGELLTSALDLARSGGVVAYVVCSPHLAETEGVVGEIARRSKAEVLDAREFFPGVPQLGDGPYVQLWPHRHGTDAMFCAVLRKP, from the coding sequence ATGAACGAGCGCAGGCCAGCCCGGCCCCAGCGCGGCCGACCGGCGCCCCGCAAACAGGGCCCCCGCCGCCCGCCTGCCGAGGACCCGGCGCGCCGCGTCGCGCTGGACGTGCTGCGCGCCGTCCGCCAGCGCGACGCCTACGCCAACCTCGTGCTGCCCGACATGCTGCGCCGCAACCGCCTGTCCGGCCGGGACGCCGCGCTGGCCACCGAGCTCGCGTACGGCGCTTCCCGCGCCCAGGGCATGCTCGACGCGATCCTCGCCGCGTGCCTGGACCGCCCGCTCGACAAGGTCGACGGCCCGGTCCTGGACTGCCTCCGCCTCGGCGCCTACCAGCTGCTGCGCACCCGCATCCCGGAACACGCCGCGGTCACCTCGACCGTCGACCTGGCCCGCGCCGACGCCGGCTCGCACGTCGCCGGGTTCGTCAACGCCGTCCTGCGCAGCGTCTCGGAGAAGGACGAGGCCGCGTGGATGGCGGAGCTGACCCCGGACCGCGACAAGGACCCGATCGGGCACCTCGCGATGCGCACCGCCCACCCGCGGTGGGTGGCGCGCGCGTTCGCCGAGGCGCTCGGCGACAAGGGCGACGACCTGCAGGCGGCGCTGGAGGCCGACGACGCCCGTCCCGCTGTGCACCTGGCCGCCCGGCCCGGTGAGATCAGCGCCGACGAGCTGGCCGCCATCACCGGCGGCGACGTCGCCCCGTACTCGCCCTACGGCGTGCACCTGCCGGCGGGCGCGGGCGACCCGGGCGATTCGGAGCCGATCCGGGAGCGCCTCGCGGTGGTGCAGGACGAAGGCAGCCAGTTGTGCGCGGTCGCGCTCACCCGGGTGCCGCTGGAGGGCACCGACGAGCGCTGGCTCGACCTGTGCGCGGGCCCCGGCGGCAAGGCCGGGATGCTCGGCGCGCTCGCCGCGACCCAGGGCGCGCACGTGGACGCCGTCGAGCAGGCCCCGCACCGCGCGAAGCTCGTCGAGCAGGCGACCGAGGGCCTGCCGGTCACCGTGCACGTCGCCGACGGCCGCGACCCCGGCCTCGAACCCGGCTTCGACCGCGTCCTGGTCGACGCGCCGTGCAGCGGCCTGGGCGCCCTGCGCCGCCGCCCCGAGGCGCGCTGGCGGCGCAAGCCCTCCGACGTGCCGGACCTGACCAGGCTGCAGGGCGAGCTGCTCACCTCGGCGCTGGACCTCGCCCGGTCCGGCGGTGTGGTGGCCTACGTCGTCTGCTCGCCGCACTTGGCCGAGACCGAGGGCGTCGTCGGCGAGATCGCCCGCCGCAGCAAGGCCGAGGTGCTGGACGCGCGCGAGTTCTTCCCCGGCGTGCCCCAGCTCGGCGACGGGCCGTACGTGCAGCTGTGGCCGCACCGGCACGGCACGGACGCGATGTTCTGCGCCGTGCTGCGCAAGCCGTGA
- a CDS encoding primosomal protein N': MTSSDALWDLPAAAPKRAAAKRPASRKGQQKPAEKDPVARIVVDVPLAHLDRTFDYQVPDKLDADAVPGCRVRVRFAGQLVDGFLVERASTTEHKGRLAFLERVTSPEPVLSPTLYGLARRVADHYGGTLMDVLRLAIPPRHAKAESEPARERAEVTEAPSAQAWQRYQFGGSFTDALRAARQAHAVWQALPGEDWPARLAELAALAAASGRGALLVVPDHRDLTRVHEACVRIAGEDAVVALSADTGPAERYRRWLAVSRGSVPIVVGTRAAMFAPVADPGLFVVWDDGDDLHVDPHMPYPQVRDVLALRAHAQGASFVAGGFARTAEAQLLVETRWAHPVIGSREELRKAAPRVTPVGEDFDVARDEAARVARLPSVAFEAARQSLSAGAPVLVQVPRRGYVPALACGQCRTPAHCRRCAGPLGLPGGAGADVAHPPSCRWCGTPEAHFRCPACGSARLRAVVVGAKRTAEELGRAFPGVPVRTSGAREVLASVPGRPALVVSTPGAEPVAEGGYGAALLLDGWALLGRQDLRAAEETLRRWMAAAALVRPSSAGGRVVVGAEAPLAPVQALVRWDPAWHAERELAERRELGFPPAVRMASAEGTPEAVAALLAETELPPSAEVLGPVPLTEPDEEGRSERERALIRVPRGDGRALASCLAAAQAARAARKETAAVRIQLDPLALI; this comes from the coding sequence GTGACCTCTTCCGACGCGCTCTGGGACCTCCCCGCCGCCGCGCCCAAGCGGGCGGCGGCGAAGCGTCCCGCGTCCCGGAAGGGGCAGCAGAAGCCGGCGGAGAAGGATCCCGTCGCGCGCATCGTGGTCGACGTGCCGCTCGCGCACCTGGACCGCACCTTCGACTATCAGGTGCCGGACAAGCTCGACGCCGACGCGGTGCCCGGCTGCCGCGTGCGGGTGCGCTTCGCCGGGCAGCTGGTCGACGGGTTCCTCGTCGAGCGCGCGTCCACCACCGAGCACAAGGGGCGGCTGGCGTTCCTGGAGCGGGTCACCTCGCCTGAGCCGGTGCTGTCGCCGACCCTCTACGGGTTGGCCCGCCGCGTCGCCGACCACTACGGCGGCACGCTCATGGACGTCCTCCGGCTGGCCATCCCGCCCCGCCACGCCAAGGCCGAGTCCGAACCCGCCCGTGAGCGCGCCGAGGTGACCGAGGCGCCCTCGGCGCAGGCGTGGCAGCGGTACCAGTTCGGCGGGTCGTTCACCGACGCGCTGCGCGCCGCCCGCCAGGCGCACGCCGTGTGGCAGGCGCTGCCGGGGGAGGACTGGCCCGCGCGGCTGGCCGAACTCGCGGCCCTCGCCGCCGCGAGCGGGCGGGGCGCGCTGCTGGTCGTGCCGGACCACCGTGACCTGACGCGCGTGCACGAGGCGTGCGTGCGGATCGCCGGTGAAGACGCGGTGGTCGCGTTGTCGGCGGACACCGGGCCGGCCGAGCGGTACCGGCGGTGGCTCGCCGTGTCGCGCGGGTCGGTGCCGATCGTGGTCGGGACCCGCGCGGCGATGTTCGCGCCGGTCGCCGACCCCGGGCTGTTCGTGGTGTGGGACGACGGCGACGACCTGCACGTCGACCCGCACATGCCGTATCCGCAGGTGCGGGACGTGCTCGCGCTGCGGGCGCACGCGCAGGGCGCGTCGTTCGTCGCGGGCGGGTTCGCCCGGACCGCGGAAGCCCAGCTGCTGGTCGAGACACGGTGGGCGCACCCGGTGATCGGCTCGCGCGAGGAGCTGCGGAAAGCCGCGCCGCGCGTGACGCCGGTCGGCGAGGACTTCGACGTGGCGCGCGACGAGGCGGCGCGGGTGGCCCGGCTGCCCTCGGTGGCGTTCGAGGCGGCGCGGCAGTCGTTGTCGGCCGGCGCGCCCGTGCTGGTGCAGGTGCCCCGGCGCGGCTACGTGCCCGCGCTGGCGTGCGGGCAGTGCCGGACGCCCGCGCACTGCCGCCGCTGCGCCGGCCCGCTCGGGTTGCCGGGCGGGGCCGGGGCCGACGTGGCGCACCCGCCGAGCTGCCGGTGGTGCGGCACGCCCGAGGCGCACTTCCGGTGCCCGGCCTGCGGCTCGGCGCGGCTGCGGGCAGTGGTGGTCGGCGCGAAGCGCACCGCGGAGGAGCTGGGCCGGGCCTTCCCCGGCGTGCCGGTGCGCACGTCGGGCGCGCGGGAAGTGCTGGCTTCCGTGCCCGGGCGGCCGGCGCTGGTGGTGTCCACGCCCGGGGCCGAGCCGGTGGCCGAGGGCGGCTACGGCGCGGCGCTGCTGCTGGACGGCTGGGCGCTGCTGGGACGGCAGGACCTGCGCGCGGCGGAGGAGACGCTGCGGCGGTGGATGGCGGCGGCGGCGCTGGTGCGGCCCTCGTCGGCGGGCGGCCGGGTCGTCGTCGGCGCGGAGGCCCCGCTCGCGCCGGTGCAGGCACTGGTCCGCTGGGACCCGGCCTGGCACGCCGAGCGGGAACTGGCCGAACGCCGCGAACTGGGCTTCCCGCCCGCGGTGCGGATGGCGAGCGCGGAGGGCACGCCGGAGGCGGTGGCCGCGCTGCTGGCCGAGACCGAGCTGCCGCCGTCCGCGGAGGTCCTGGGGCCGGTGCCGCTGACCGAGCCGGACGAGGAGGGCCGCTCCGAGCGGGAGCGGGCGCTGATCCGCGTCCCCCGCGGGGACGGGCGGGCGCTGGCGTCCTGCCTGGCCGCGGCGCAGGCGGCGCGGGCCGCCCGCAAGGAAACCGCGGCGGTGCGGATCCAGCTGGACCCGCTGGCCCTCATCTAG